The Chaetodon trifascialis isolate fChaTrf1 chromosome 11, fChaTrf1.hap1, whole genome shotgun sequence nucleotide sequence CCGCCGCTCATATGTAATCTCAGCGAATGTgaaaagacacagcagcagcttgacAGCAAAACTGATGCATTTGTAAGAAGTTGATGACTTTGGTTTTTCAtgagaaatgcattttttttgggCATTGTGTGTTTATGACATTATGCACGTACATGTGCTGTGCACCTGttgggatttgtgtgtgtgtgtgtgtttgcttgaatgcatggctctgtgtgtgtgcgcgtgtgtctatctgtgtgtatatctgATCTTTGTTGGACAGAACGAGCTGAGGAACACAGAGATGCTGTCGGCTGCCTGTGCTGTGGGTGTGGGCTGCTGCTTCGCTGCCCCTATTGGAGGTAAAACAACATGGTTGCAGCCTCTGACTGAATGGTATCTAATTATGGTTAGATAAATACAGGAGACAATTAGATGAGGAGGGAGTCTACCCCGCTAGCAGCAGAGCGTATGCCAGTCTTGGTCAGTCTATGATACTCATGCTGTATCTCAGGTTAAACTTTCATGTGAAAAGATGTTCCACATTGTTTTCAGTGGTCCTGTGACATGTCCTCTAGTGCCACTCTTAGGTCAAAAAAAATTCACTTGATCAACACTTTTGTCTACATCATCAATCTTAAAAGTCACTcatagtgatgaacctacagactATCGCCTGAATCTGCTTTACTGAGCTTCAAATGCATTTCAGCTCGTTGTGAAGCTGTCTGCCACCAAGTGTACTCCTTtgtctcactctcactgctctcatagtgTCATTTTcggccacagcaggcagctggtttCAGCGAAAAAGCTCTTAAAATCCACTGTACGCTCCCCGCTCGGCggcaaacagcaggcagacacagttcGCAACTAGCTGCTGAATACAGAGGAACATaaagctaaagagccagatatttccctgagGAGCTGGTAGAGACGAGAAACAGGGCTAAAAGACAGAGAACTTACCTTCATCAGGTAAAAGATGACGATGTgttcatggtctccagaggatgaatctttaTGATTATGATGCCACAGTCAGGTCAAAATGTACCCTTGTTCCTGGCAACATGAGGCCACTTTATGTTTTTTGGACAGGTCTCTCTTAATTTAAAAGGAACATTGAGGTGAAATTTTCTGAGCACATAATTGTTTTCTATTGGATAAACAGTTTGGACTTTAATGACACGATGGCTGAGGACTAATGAAAATATCAGTGTTTTATTTGTCAGGGTGTAATTCAGGTTTCAGGGGCCATAAGCAAGGATTTAGACTGTGAGCCTTTGTAATATGTGTGCAGAGTAGAGTCAGCCATCAGGGTTGTGTGAGCTCATTGCCACTTGTTAAAGGTGATGGCAGAGGAGTGCTTGGAAATGTGGAAGCCTTTACGTGTTTAAGGCTTTTTCAAGGAGAAGCTAACGAAGCATGTCACTGGTGTAAAGATGCTCTCTATGGTATTTGACTAAGATTAGATCAAGAAATGGCCGTTTAAAGCGTTTCTTGAATTAAGTCTCTCAATGGGATTGTCTTGTAAGCGTGTTATGTTTGCGTGGTGCAGGGGTGCTGTTCAGCATCGAGGTCACTTCAACGTTTTTTGCGGTGAGGAACTACTGGAGGGGCTTCTTTGCTGCCACCTTCAGTGCCTTCATATTCAGAGTGTTGGCAGTGTGGAACCAGGAGGAAGGTAAAAGTCCTTCTTTCATTACATTCACTatgcacatttattttattaatcaAAATTCAGTCATATTTCTGACGTATTGCTGCTGTCTAAGCAGAGTGAGAATAATCCCCTGTTTCCTCAGAGACCATCACTGCTCTCTTTAAGACCCGTTTCCGACTGGACTTCCCTTTTGACCTTCAGGAGCTGCCAGCATTTGCCATCCTCGGGTGAGTGGGCTTCTCTGGACTGACGCCACGTTAAACTGATCCCAGAGCAGTTTGGCGCCTGATTTACTGAAGAGATCTGAGGCCTCATTCAGCCTGACTCTCTCTCAACCCTCCGTCGGGTCACATGCCCGTTGAGAACCTCAAGGTTGATTAGTATTCGATGAACGGAGGCATGAAATTAACTTTTTACCCAGATGGTTAAAGGTAGAAGCTGAATCCAGATCAGCACGTGCcaaatttgatttgtttgatgccaaaacattttaaaagagagaaacaataCATTGAAATTGGTTGGCTTCCTGTCAAAGAGCCTCAGAAAAGCCACTGACTTAACCAGGCACAGTGAAGGTGCATTTCAGTGTCGCTGGTTTTGCTCTATCCCATGATGCTCCTCTGTTTCACCTTCAACAGACCAAACaggtgtgtctttgtctgcctGTAGGATTGCCTGTGGTTTCGGCGGTGCTCTGTTTGTCTACCTGAACCGGCTGATTGTGGAGTGCATGAGGAAACAGAAGACTATTAACAAGTTCCTGCTGAGGAAGTGAGTATCTGATGCCTGATGCTACGCAGAACCTTTACACTCTGGGAATCGACAGTTTGGGAAATAAATTTTTGGCTTTCtagctgagagttagatgagaaaatttATACCAGACTGTGCAGCAGGGGTGGGAACCTTTGTCCTGTCAAGGGCCACTTCAATTTTATAACATCTTTCGAGGGCCATCCAAAATTATTGAGCGCATATATCACATCAACCTCTAACACAATGGCTGAAACTGCTTGTCTTTTGcgaggcgtctgatgtcagatggtagttATGAGGATGATACTCACAGCTGCTTTTCCAGGTTggggtcagtcagtcagtgcgAGTTAGCTTTGAAGAACTACTCACATTAGCAGGTTGCCccaaacagagatgcaaactTCTGTGTATGTTTCCTCAGGATGAACATACAATTATAGAACTTGAACAACCACATTCAacaatatgttcagttccttttgtttacttctcatgtgctgaaacctctcaccaaatgcctgaaggagttttcacactcagcagcattttCAGATGTCgtagcaggcttttgttcttgagAGTAGGAACAGTACACAGTGTTTCCTCGTTCCAGTTGCacttgctgcagctttaatatcaCTTCAAATGTTTTCACGCTTAAGAAGAAGCTGTCTGGggcttgaggttcagctctgagaggttcttggtcATGTCCACCATGaaagccaaatcacacagacacttgttgtcactgagtttccacaaCTGGTTTTCCTTCACTTCTATCACTTATCCCAGGCAAACTGGCACTCTGGAACAATTTCACTTTGTCCGTTGCtagcagctcagcagctgctAGAGGTAAGATCGGCCCTAAAAAATCCAGCCCGACCCGACCCAGGCCGCGGGTATTAAAGCCCGACCTGGCCCGAGCCCGATCAATTAACTTGATTTGCAGGCCCGAGCCCGAAACAAACCCGAAATTTTATATCgcaagttttcttaatgttaaaataatctacatatttttatgatcattataaatgcatttacacaatgaaataacgctggaaaagtttgttaaagatatttctgtgtgtgatattgtgctcacatggacgcgcctctctgacaaggcgaggaacagcagcaggagcaggtctctgggcttcattgtagatcacaaggaagggcatctgagatacacggggtaaagcctccagagcacagcaggttcactatagtcttcgttaccaaaggcggaaacaaacagactttaaaaatcctcCGCTGGAGACTGCGTGCAcggatgaatccattcatacatGCCCGAATTTCGGGccggctcgggctcgggctcgggctcaGGCTCGGGCTTGGGCTTAAGATCTTACCTCTAGCAGCTGCAAGAAAGCACTCCTGCACGAATTCTCcctctgaatgaggtttcagcttcttggctattagctcgctcaccacaaaacttgcctgtatcacactgtctctgtcacaatGTGGTCCTGTCAAAGCCTCTTGTTGGGCACCAAAACTCTGCAGAAGGGCATTAACTTAACCTGAGCACgtttgtccttgcagctcatccagtttcGCATGTGATGGTACTTGAAACAAGCTAACGTAGACACACTAactttgtccatttctcttggaaatcACTACACTCCACATCTAATTTACTTTGACTTTAGCAGTTGCCATGTCATGTAACAGCTACGTgcatgttgtgttcagggaccaACTATGCTAATGTGTTAGTCTTTCTTTTACGAGAGAAAAAGCGTCTTTCTCGAGAATTGTTTGTGTCTGAGttacttttttgtatttaagtATTGCCTCACAGGTCGCATCCAATGCTCTTGCGAGCCGCATACAGTTAGGAGGCCGGTCGTTTCCCACCCCTGCTGCATGACCGCAGCTACTTCCAGGggatgttagcttagctttgcacaaagactggaaacggggaaactgctagccttgCTCTATctaaagatggaaaaaaatcaaCCTGCCAGTCAAAATCAGACATGTACAATTTGgtttttgtacaaataaaatgaactaGACATAAGATGTTAATCTATGCTgtatatttaacagacagatgtgagagtggtgtcaatcctctcaaaactgaataaacatatttcccaaaaatgCCAAGAAATATCTAATCTTCATCTAGAAAAGCCATATTTTAACCAGttaaactgtaaataaatcCAAGACGGATCAAAATCCTGCTCATTTGCCCTCAAACTTGTGCTTAAAATTGCCTTTATGTCACAATGTTAATGTAGCATTGGGAAATCTGGGTAAAGTGCTTGCATGAATTGGGTCAGTTTCACACATCACAGGGAGCTATTTATAGTTCTTCCATCCTCACCAGTGAGAAATCaagtatgcacacacagtgtgacaggcGCACCCATTAATGACCCCGCagtccctctcttcctgtcaggCGTCTGGTCTATCCCGCCCTCGTCACCCTGCTGGTCTCCACACTCACGTTCCCTCCGGGCTTCGGCCAGTTCATGGCTGGACAGGTGAGAAAATGCTTTCACACTCCTCTGACAGTATGAAAGCATGCcttgactgctgctgctggatgattGATGGTGATTGCAAATGAAGTGAGGGTGGATGTCAGGTTGTGGGTCAGtttgtgctcctctttgttGGCACAGTGCTCAATGGCGGACGTGTTTCGTGATGTGGATGAAGGCAATGATCTCTGCAGAGTCAGAGCCAAAGAGCATGTGTGTAGATGGTGGAGATTAGAATATGttagcaacaaaacaaatattttcagtttttcttttaacaaatgCAACCAACAGAAAGCTGGTGTTTATTGTCGTAGTGTTATCGTTTTATATTAAGACTTTTCCACCCATGCTTCTCAGTGGATGAATGTTAAGAGCTGCTAAATACACAGCTTGCTAGACGTGACGTTCTGTGCATCAATAAAACCAGGAAGTTAGCGTCTGGTTCAAATGAAGTGGATGCAGACACATCGTACTGCCAAAAGTTTAACAACCGACACAACAAAGTGAAATGTAGTTTGAGCTCTTTTACACAGAGATGCGGAGCACACGGTTTTTGTCCTGCATAACAAgctgtttggtttcatttggAGCCTTTCTGACTCTCAAAACAAGAAAGAATCGCCTGTGTTGTGCTTGTTTTCAGACAGTGACGCTCATTTGTGGAAAAATCCTGACACGAAACAGGATAAGACAAGTTGCTACATTGGCATCGAGAGAGTTACACTTGTTTCCTGAAAGTGTTTGAAGCAAGTGGAGTTGCATTGTAAAGCAGGATAGCAGATTTTTACCACTTTAAATGGAGGGCAGTATCTTTTCAATGCACACATTCCAATACAGGTTATATACTTGAGATCATGAAACTATTAAAACATACGGACGCAGCATTTGCAGGAGATGTAGCCTTTGCTGCTCACCTCGTGTGACCATCAGGGCCTCCTAAGCTGCTCTGTCAGGTGTGACAGAAACCTtcagacagctgtttttttctcatgtcGACCTGTCAGCTGACGCAGCACGAGTCTCTGGTGGCGCTGTTCGACAACCGCACATGGTGCCGCCAGGGCGTGGCGGAGGAGTTCGACTACATCAGCCACCACCATGCCTGGAAACACCCCCAGGTCAACGTCTTTATCAcgctcatcctcttcatcatcatgaagGTAGGGTTTGGACGTATGTTTAAAACGTTAAGGATTTAATGACTTTTTATTAGATTTTGTAGTTATGATTTGTCACACAACACGTGTCTCTCCGTTTCAGTTCTGGATGTCCGCTGTGGCCACCACCATGCCTGTTCCATGTGGGGCCTTCATGCCTGTTTTTCTTATCGGTGAATAAAATTTGCTTTCTAATTGTTTTTCAAGTTTCTCCTGTGGTGGTAAGAAACCCATAAAGTAACTGGTTTTGTCTGTGGATGATGGACAGGCGCAGCATTTGGCAGACTTGTTGGAGAGATCATGGCAGCCATGTTTCCGGATGGCATACATGCTGATGGCAGCGTGTATCCCATAGTTCCTGGCGGTTATGCTGTAGTCGGTGAGTTGCttagagtctttttttttttttttaaccccacTGTACTTAAATTCACCATTTTACATCTAATTTGTCTTGGTATCAAATTTTCAGGCCACTTTTCCTCTCCCCTGTGTGATTGAAATTGACGtcgctgcagagctgcagccatttttaaCACTTCGCGGGTTAAAGACTGTGACTGAcgaaaactgaaagtgaaaaaagaaaatcattgaaTACAAAATTGCCACGGTCGTGACTCACTGGTTAGCGTGACAGGAAGGCGTTAAATGTTATGGATTACAATGACATCCTGCAGAAAAGCTTGTCTGGATTTGCTGTCTCGCAGTAAACTCTTTCATTAATAACACACTGATAGCTTGTTTCTGTTGAACAGCCTGATTTTTATTCCTGTAAAAAACATGCCTGGTCACACATTAAGTCCTCCTCTTTTAACTGTATATGAATGGCTTGAAAGAGACTAGAAGGAACCagatttttctttaatctgcttcCATCCTACACAGGTGCTGCAGCGTTGTCTGGAGCAGTCACCCACACTGTATCCACAGCAGTCATAGTGTTCGAGCTGACTGGACAGATCTCCCACATCCTGCCTGTGATGATCGCTGTGATCCTGGCGAACGCCGTGGCCCAGTCGCTCCAACCATCGCTGTACGACTCCATCATCCGCATCAAGAAACTTCCTTATCTGCCTGAGCTGGGCATGGGCCATCACGAGTGAGTCTTCATGAATGCTCAGGACGGAGTTGTCCCTTGATTCTTTATTATTTGTTTCTCATCTTATTTCCCCGTCTCCATACTTCTCATCACTTAACCTCTATCTTCCTCGTCCCCTGTTCATGCTTCAGGAAGTATAATATCCGTGTGGAGGACATCATGGTCAGGGATGTGCGCTTCATCACTCTTAACTCTTCCTATCGGGAGCTGCAAGAAATGCTGCTGACTGGTCAGCTCAAAACGCTGGCCCTGGTCGAATCCAGAGGTGAGAAAAAGAAACTAGTCATGAGGCTCGAAATGTTTCGATGCTAGTGATAATATAAGACCCGCGTTTCCTGCCTTACTTTCAGGGttttgaacatgtttttctacaaattcatttttaaacaaaagtTCATTGTGTACACCTACAGTAGCTAAGattaatgcagtctaatacaacaatCTTGCAATAAATCCTACCTTCATGAAGGCTGATCCTATTATTCCAACGCGTTTATATCAGGGAGTGTAGGCTTAATACTGGAAACACCTGTTTAAACCTACTGTTTCCTCCTTCCGAATGATCCCAAAGGGAGAGTCAAAGGAACAGCCTGAAACAGCCTCAACAAGAACTGAAATTATGACCTTCATGAAGGTAATTTATTGTAGGATTTTTGTGTTAGACTGCATTAGTGTcagctaggtgtacctaataaactggcattCGTGCATATGCAGGTCTAAACGGTTGACTCATAACAGCTATTCGTGTTCCACTTTTACCACTGTGGGCTTTGTCTGCATTCCTACCCTTATCTCACACGTTTCCTGTCTCCTCATTGTCCTTCAGACTCCATGATCCTGCTGGGCTCCATAGagcgactgcagctgcagtctctgctctctcttcagcTGGGCCTCCAGCGGAGGCTGGAGTACCTCCGCCAGCTGGCCCAGGACAACGGCACCCAGGATCACCTGCCCAGCCTGACCACCGACAGCACACCCAGCTCCCCCTGCGCCCACACCCACAGCAACGCCTCGACCAACACCAACGCTCGCCAAGCGGTCCGCTTCCTGGTGAGCACCCAACAGGTGTGAGGCGTCCGGGGGCGCCAGGGCTGGGCTGGGGCGAAGTCTGGCTTGGGTTGGGGTTGTAGAGGTAGATTAAAAGTGGCTCAGACACAGCATGTGTGAAGCATGTAGCAGTAGGTAAAGGCACAGATGGAGTTTTTGGACAGCTGTCGTGGTAAGTGTTTACAAAACTGtataaatgtcatttatttctatatttacaTTAACAcatgtcttctgtgtctctgtcgtCTGTGCCCTTACCTGTGCTgtcctgtttgtttatgtgcatgtgctcgtatttgtcctctctgtgttttctgctgtggacgtgtgtgtgtgtgtgtgtgtgtgtgttgtgcacgTATGCTTGCGTCTGGCTTCCTCTGTTAATATATTTTCCATGTAGATCTCCACAGAGGAGTCTTCCTCCTTCAGCCCAGTGGTTTCCAATGTTCAGCTTCCTCTGAAATCTGCCTTGAAAACTGTGTCTGCCATCAGTGACACAGAGACGCCAAATAGTATGTACTATACACcactgcaaagacacacacacacacacacacacacacacacacacacagaggaacactgATGTGGATCACTGTGAACAGACCTGATTGAAAAAAGTCATATTTCAAATCCTAATTGAATagaaattgactttttttccctcctcgaGGCTCTCAGACCCTCTCCTGTGCTGACCAAGacaaggagctgctggaggtgagaaACAGAGAAGGATGTAATAAATGTGTGGGTGCAAGTGTACAGTATGAATGCGATGCGTATCGTATGCGTGGGTGGGTGTGCTCTCTCTGAGTCCACGCATATGACGTCCAcctcttgctcctcctcctcctcctcctcctcctcctcctcctgctgacaGGCAGCATCCACCCACAGGCAGCAGGGTTTTCCTGTGTGATCTCATGCTATGGTCgtggatttttgttttaaaacgTCTGTGAGTCATTGCCCCCTCACCGCACATTCACTGCCAGTCAAAGGCTTTTTGAACATCctacattttagtgtttttggtTACGCTTTATGCAATGCATGACGGCGTATGCCAAGACAATTTTAAACCTCCCTCATAAAGAAGGACTAAACAGAAATGTATTGCGATAACATCATCAGGAATAtgagttgtgtgtttttcagtgtttttttgttgtgttaatGAACAACACACAGAGTCTggagccatgctagcagctctgtgatgctgaaCTTTGGCTCAGCCATCCTTTTAGCTAAGTGCTAATGGAGGCATGCTGAAatatgacaatgctaacatgctgatgtttagcaggtacagtgtttaccatgttcaccataaTTTAGCATCGTAGCATGCTAACGTGTATGAATTGAAACTAAACACAAGGTTCAGCTGAGGCTAAGTATTTGAGAAATAAAAATTTTGACCTCATCATGGCGTTCAAAGCAGTCATAAAATATACTGCAAGTCATCCTTAGGGGGACACGAATTTTTGAACAAAATTTAACGGAAATCCATCAGTTAGCATTTCACTAGAAACCAAAAACGATGGCTCTGTTGCAGAaacaggttgggaaccactgataTACAGCAGCTTCAATGAAGAGCTGGAACAAGCTGATGTAATAGTATATGATACTGTTAAACACTGTGGAATAAAGCTACTTTGAGGAGAAAATATAAGGGCTCAGATTGCTTCACAAAAAAGCTAAAATATAAGGTGTTCAAAAACCTTTTTTCCTGGCTGTGTACCTACCATCCAATGTTGTATTAACATTGGGTTTCTCGTGTAGATCGTGTGCCCTCACCTTCATCTGTGGTGTAGTAATTATAGCCCTCCAGCAACATTGTGCTCGCATCACAGAGACTTCTCCCTGTAGGAGTCAGACTGGGATCCAATGTTGCCGTGACACCATGTGAGGTGTTAAAACTGTCCAGTTTCGCTGATGCTGTGTTAatgttgtgctgtgttgatGCCTTCTCTCCCCGACTGGAAGAGCCCGGCTGGGCCGGCTCCTCCTGAAAAAAGAAAGCCCAAGTCCAAACGAGTGAGGATCTCCATGGCGGTAAGATTGTCTGCCGCCTAGAGACTGTTGCTTAGTAACCGTTGCCTTGCGACACGCACGTAGTGAGTGCTGGACCAAAATATTTGTGGTGCACCGATTGAAGCATTAGAGCGACTTcgcagagagagcgagagaaagtgtgtgagagaggaagtgatAAAGCTTTACTTGTCTTTTAACACCAGTGTTAAAGCAAATGTTTCATCGGTTTTCACCCTGCTGGCCACGTTCtgtctgtgattgtgtgtttttcagaaatggatttgtgttttattttgaggtGTTTGATTCTTAGAGTTAGCGTTGTTCAAGGTGTTTTTTCTGGGTGCGCTGTTTGACCCATAAACCAAACTCTTCCCTCACCTTTACCCAGAAACTCTAGATAGAAGTGATTGTTTTGATTACAGATCCCTGCatcatgtgtatgtgttggtgCACATATACAACATGCATATTTAATGCACATTATGAAGTTTAGGTGTATAGTTGTACTTTATGTATTTAAACCTGCATGTGCATATATGGGACAATATCTGTCTAACTCAGTTTTGTCTTTCAGGAATCTACAGAAGTGGAAGATTGCATGACCCCATCAGAGGTGAGACCTCCGCTGACAGAAAGTATATGACATATGAGTTAAACAATTCGAAGTTCAGCGGTTTTAGTGCCTCGTCGTCCTTCTCGTTTCAGATAGCAGAGtgggaggagcagcagcttgATGAGCCAGTGGATTTCAAGAACTGCAAGATTGATCCCGCTCCCTTCCAGCTGGTTGAGCAAACATCTCTACATAAGGTTCAGtatgaatttacatttttaccaAAATAGCCTGTTTTCCTCATCATGCAGTGTAAAGCAAGTCTTAACTGTTGTTGTAATGCTTTGACTAATGCTGGGATCAGATTACACATTATCAGACTGGATTTTGAagctggtgaaggtggagcTAACTTTtaatatataattaaaataataattcattttgttgatgacattttgatgaataatcagaatctgtaaagtaactagtagctaaagttatcaaataaatgtagtggagtaaaggACGATAATATATCCCTCTGAATTgttgtggagtagaagtatgaagTAGCAGAAGATGGGAATACTCAACTAAAGTGCAAATACAtcaaaattgtacttgagtaaatgcacttagttacattccaccactgcttgtGTGTCATAGTGGAGGACGACTGATGCAGCGTCTGGGCTGTCTCACAACGGCCTGCAAAGTGATGTGTATGAGGAATTGTGCTTCCCACACAGGGCACTCTTTAAGTGAAGCACCTGTTATTATCGTATCATAATGTCATTATGCATGAGCTAACGTAGAATAtaggttgttgttgttcagcttTAGAGGACGAGCAAGTGAGCACTCGTCTGTGTAACTGACTTTATGTGCTGTTAAAATGGCAAATTATTCATCTAGACATAGAATACCCTACACGCTGGTACAACAAGAAACTGGGACAAAAACATCTCTCAGCCTCCTTCTGCCCACCCAGAAGGTAAAAGACCACCTTCAGAGCAGAGCGACATAGAATGGTTTCACTTTCATTCATAAATCTGATTGCAACCATTGGTTGTGTTTCCTAGTCTGACATAGTAAAAGGCAAAAATATCATGTTGTCTGATCCCAGCGTAACAACTTCCATAACCCTGATCTGAAATGCAGATGAAATCCCTCCGTGAGTCTGTATCCAGGCTGTgacccatctctcctcctccacagaccCACactattttctctctgctgggaTTGGATCACGCCTATGTGACCAGCATGGGACGTCTGGTTGGAGTGGTCTCTCTTAAAGAGGTGAGCTTGTGTGTCCCTCTCAGTTGTTAAAGCCCCTGATAGGAGAATGTGCTCTGTCTGTACATCGTTAatgcttctcttttctctgtctttactTCTTTCCTGCTGCCTGTGGCTCTACACCTCCAGCTGCGTAAGGCCATCGAGggctcagtgacagtgactggAGTAAAAGTGCGCCCTCCGTTGGCCAGTTTCCGTGACTGTGGGAACAGCACAAATGTATCTGAGGTAACAGAACTACACAAGCTGTGCATCCGCCACAGGGGTCTCTCGTTGCCGCGGGAACCCAACCCTCCTGATGTGGAGGACCAGCCAGATCTCGCGTACAAAGAGATCCCTGTCAACTTCTCGGACCAGTCGAGTTTGCAGTTTGAAACCAGCCCAGGCGACGCCACAAACCCGTCGTCGGACCTGGTGCTCCAGGAGAGCCCCTCGTTCACCGAGGACCAATCGGAGTTTACTTTTGACTGCAGCCCCTCCCACACTGAGGAGTCGGAGCTGGCCTGTGACTGTGACCCCACCACCCACACTCCCGAGCCGGACGAAACGGAGCAACAAGAAC carries:
- the clcn2a gene encoding chloride channel protein 2a isoform X6, encoding MVKDKAENRTLQYQQTLMYGRYTQELGVYAKEEAARLRDGGVRDGGGLRRNTSVRSRAADLLEYEKDPCAKCHLCASRCQKFLISRVGEDWIFLILLGLVMALVSWVMDYAIAFCQEAQKWMYGGLDSNLLLQYIAWVTYPVVLITFSAGFTQILAPQAVGSGIPEMKTILRGVVLKEYLTFKTFVAKVIGLTCALGSGMPLGKEGPFVHVASLCAALLSKFMAALFGGIFMVRMEEPFEGSKNELRNTEMLSAACAVGVGCCFAAPIGGVLFSIEVTSTFFAVRNYWRGFFAATFSAFIFRVLAVWNQEEETITALFKTRFRLDFPFDLQELPAFAILGIACGFGGALFVYLNRLIVECMRKQKTINKFLLRKRLVYPALVTLLVSTLTFPPGFGQFMAGQLTQHESLVALFDNRTWCRQGVAEEFDYISHHHAWKHPQVNVFITLILFIIMKFWMSAVATTMPVPCGAFMPVFLIGAAFGRLVGEIMAAMFPDGIHADGSVYPIVPGGYAVVGAAALSGAVTHTVSTAVIVFELTGQISHILPVMIAVILANAVAQSLQPSLYDSIIRIKKLPYLPELGMGHHEKYNIRVEDIMVRDVRFITLNSSYRELQEMLLTGQLKTLALVESRDSMILLGSIERLQLQSLLSLQLGLQRRLEYLRQLAQDNGTQDHLPSLTTDSTPSSPCAHTHSNASTNTNARQAVRFLISTEESSSFSPVVSNVQLPLKSALKTVSAISDTETPNSSQTLSCADQDKELLESPAGPAPPEKRKPKSKRVRISMAESTEVEDCMTPSEIAEWEEQQLDEPVDFKNCKIDPAPFQLVEQTSLHKTHTIFSLLGLDHAYVTSMGRLVGVVSLKELRKAIEGSVTVTGVKVRPPLASFRDCGNSTNVSEVTELHKLCIRHRGLSLPREPNPPDVEDQPDLAYKEIPVNFSDQSSLQFETSPGDATNPSSDLVLQESPSFTEDQSEFTFDCSPSHTEESELACDCDPTTHTPEPDETEQQEQGSPSLNKDLSEPEGEGSAVHTEDQSE
- the clcn2a gene encoding chloride channel protein 2a isoform X11; this encodes MYGGLDSNLLLQYIAWVTYPVVLITFSAGFTQILAPQAVGSGIPEMKTILRGVVLKEYLTFKTFVAKVIGLTCALGSGMPLGKEGPFVHVASLCAALLSKFMAALFGGIFMVRMEEPFEGSKNELRNTEMLSAACAVGVGCCFAAPIGGVLFSIEVTSTFFAVRNYWRGFFAATFSAFIFRVLAVWNQEEETITALFKTRFRLDFPFDLQELPAFAILGIACGFGGALFVYLNRLIVECMRKQKTINKFLLRNPSLPVRRLVYPALVTLLVSTLTFPPGFGQFMAGQLTQHESLVALFDNRTWCRQGVAEEFDYISHHHAWKHPQVNVFITLILFIIMKFWMSAVATTMPVPCGAFMPVFLIGAAFGRLVGEIMAAMFPDGIHADGSVYPIVPGGYAVVGAAALSGAVTHTVSTAVIVFELTGQISHILPVMIAVILANAVAQSLQPSLYDSIIRIKKLPYLPELGMGHHEKYNIRVEDIMVRDVRFITLNSSYRELQEMLLTGQLKTLALVESRDSMILLGSIERLQLQSLLSLQLGLQRRLEYLRQLAQDNGTQDHLPSLTTDSTPSSPCAHTHSNASTNTNARQAVRFLVSTQQISTEESSSFSPVVSNVQLPLKSALKTVSAISDTETPNSSQTLSCADQDKELLESPAGPAPPEKRKPKSKRVRISMAESTEVEDCMTPSEIAEWEEQQLDEPVDFKNCKIDPAPFQLVEQTSLHKTHTIFSLLGLDHAYVTSMGRLVGVVSLKELRKAIEGSVTVTGVKVRPPLASFRDCGNSTNVSEVTELHKLCIRHRGLSLPREPNPPDVEDQPDLAYKEIPVNFSDQSSLQFETSPGDATNPSSDLVLQESPSFTEDQSEFTFDCSPSHTEESELACDCDPTTHTPEPDETEQQEQGSPSLNKDLSEPEGEGSAVHTEDQSE
- the clcn2a gene encoding chloride channel protein 2a isoform X7, with the protein product MYGRYTQELGVYAKEEAARLRDGGVRDGGGLRRNTSVRSRAADLLEYEKDPCAKCHLCASRCQKFLISRVGEDWIFLILLGLVMALVSWVMDYAIAFCQEAQKWMYGGLDSNLLLQYIAWVTYPVVLITFSAGFTQILAPQAVGSGIPEMKTILRGVVLKEYLTFKTFVAKVIGLTCALGSGMPLGKEGPFVHVASLCAALLSKFMAALFGGIFMVRMEEPFEGSKNELRNTEMLSAACAVGVGCCFAAPIGGVLFSIEVTSTFFAVRNYWRGFFAATFSAFIFRVLAVWNQEEETITALFKTRFRLDFPFDLQELPAFAILGIACGFGGALFVYLNRLIVECMRKQKTINKFLLRNPSLPVRRLVYPALVTLLVSTLTFPPGFGQFMAGQLTQHESLVALFDNRTWCRQGVAEEFDYISHHHAWKHPQVNVFITLILFIIMKFWMSAVATTMPVPCGAFMPVFLIGAAFGRLVGEIMAAMFPDGIHADGSVYPIVPGGYAVVGAAALSGAVTHTVSTAVIVFELTGQISHILPVMIAVILANAVAQSLQPSLYDSIIRIKKLPYLPELGMGHHEKYNIRVEDIMVRDVRFITLNSSYRELQEMLLTGQLKTLALVESRDSMILLGSIERLQLQSLLSLQLGLQRRLEYLRQLAQDNGTQDHLPSLTTDSTPSSPCAHTHSNASTNTNARQAVRFLVSTQQISTEESSSFSPVVSNVQLPLKSALKTVSAISDTETPNSSQTLSCADQDKELLESPAGPAPPEKRKPKSKRVRISMAESTEVEDCMTPSEIAEWEEQQLDEPVDFKNCKIDPAPFQLVEQTSLHKTHTIFSLLGLDHAYVTSMGRLVGVVSLKELRKAIEGSVTVTGVKVRPPLASFRDCGNSTNVSEVTELHKLCIRHRGLSLPREPNPPDVEDQPDLAYKEIPVNFSDQSSLQFETSPGDATNPSSDLVLQESPSFTEDQSEFTFDCSPSHTEESELACDCDPTTHTPEPDETEQQEQGSPSLNKDLSEPEGEGSAVHTEDQSE